The Streptomyces sp. NBC_01142 genomic interval TCGTGTCCCTGCGCCGCACGGTGCAGGGTTCCACTGCCTTCGGGCAACAGCACGCATGGGAACTCTTCTCGCGCAACTACTGGGTCGACGACTCCATGCTCTGCCTCGACAGCATCCTGGGCCTGCTCGCCCCGCACATCGCACGGCCCGGCTACGGCGGATACTTTCGCGACGAATACGACACCGCACTGACCGTCTTCACGTTTCGCGAGGGAACGTACGGCCCCGTCGAGATCTGACAGGGCACGTCCGACCGGACCGGCGAACGTAGTCCGCCCCGGCACCGCGGTGAGCGGTGCCGGGGCGGAATCCCGGATGAGCTGCGGCGTTACGCCGGGACGCTCGCCACACCCGGCGCCAGGAACGGCTTGCCGTTCACACGCTGGGAGACACCCTCACGGTCCAGGTACGGCGTGATGCCGCCCAGGTGGAAGGGCCAGCCGGCGCCCGTGATCAGGCAGAGGTCGATGTCCTGGGCCTCGGCCACGACACCCTCCTCGAGCATCAGACCGATCTCCTGCGCCACCGCGTCCAGGACACGGTCGCGGGTCTGCTCCTCGGTCAGGACGACATCGCCCTGCTTGAGGAGGGCGGCGACCTCCGGGTCCAGCTCCGGCTTGAAGTTGTTCTCCGCGGAGTAGACGTAGAAGCCGCGCTTGCCCGCCTTGACGACCGCGGCCAGGTTCCCGGAGACCGTGAAGCGGTCCGGGAAGGCGCGGTTGAGGGTCTCGGAGACATGCAGACCGATCGCGGGGCCCACCAGCTCCAGCAGGACCAGCGGCGACATCGGCAGACCGAGGGGCTCGACGGCCTTCTCGGCGACGGCGACCGGCGTGCCCTCGTCGATGACGTTCTGGATCTCGCCCATGAAGCGGGTGAGGATGCGGTTGACGACGAACGCCGGGGCGTCCTTGCACAGCACCGCGGTCTTCTTCAGCTTCTTGGCCACGCCGAAGGCGGTGGCCAGCGAGGCGTCGTCGGTCTTGTCGCCGCGGACGATCTCCAGCAGCGGGAGGATCGCGACCGGGTTGAAGAAGTGGAAGCCCACGACCCGCTCGGGGTGCTTCAGCTTCGAGGCCATCTCGGTGACCGACAGCGAGGAGGTGTTGGTGGCGAGGATCGCGTGCGCCGGGGCGACCGCCTCGACCTCGGCGAACACCTGCTGCTTGACGCCGATCTCCTCGAAGACGGCCTCGATGATGAAGTCGGCGTCGGCGAAGCCCTCGGCCTTGTCCAGCACACCGGTGACCAGGCCCTTGTAACGGTTGGCCTTGTCCTGGTTGATACGGCCCTTGCCGAGCAGCTTCTCGATCTCGGCGTGGACGTAGCCCACACCCTTGTCGACGCGCTCCTGGTCGATGTCGGTCAGCACGACCGGCACCTCGAGGCGGCGCAGGAAGAGCAGCGCCAGCTGGGAGGCCATCAGACCGGCGCCGACGACGCCGACCTTGGTGACCGGGCGGGCCAGGGACTTGTCCGGGGCGCCGGCCGGGCGCTTGGCGCGCTTCTGGACCAGGTTGAAGGCGTAGATGCCGCTGCGCAGCTCCCCGCCCATGATCAGGTCCGCGAGCGCGGTGTCCTCGGCGTCGAAGCCCGCCTGCAGGTCCCCGCTCTTCGCGGCGGCGATGATGTCCAGCGCGCGATACGCGGCCGGGGCAGCGCCGTGCACCTTGGAGTCGGCGACGAACCGGCCGCGCGCGACGGCCTGGTCCCAGGCCTCGCCGCGGTCGATCTCGGCACGCTCGACGGCGATCTCGCCCTTGAGGACGGCCGCGGTCCAGATCAGCGACTGCTCCAGGAAGTCCGCGCCCTCGAAGATCGCGTCGGCGATCCCGAGCTCGAAGACCTGCTTGCCCTTCAGCTGCTTGTTCTGGTTGAGCGAGTTCTCGATGATCACCGAGACCGCGCGGTCCGCACCGATCAGGTTCGGGAGGATGGCGCAGCCGCCCCAGCCCGGGACGAGACCGAGGAAGACCTCGGGCAGCGAGAAGGCGGGGATCGCCTTGGAGACGGTGCGGTACGAGCAGTGCAGACCGACCTCGACACCGCCGCCCATCGCCGCGCCGTTGTAGTACGCGAAGGTCGGGACCGCGAGGCCGGACAGCCGCTTGAAGACGTCGTGGCCGCCCTTGCCGATCGCGAGCGCGTCGGAGTGCTGCTTCAGCAGCTCCACGCCCTTGAGGTCGGCGCCGACCGCGAAGATGAACGGCTTGCCGGTGATGCCGATGCCGACGATCGTGCCCTCGGCCGCCTCCTTCTCGACCTGGTCGACGGCGGCGTTCAGGTTCGCCAGCGACTGGGGACCGAAGGTGGTCGGCTTGGTGTGGTCCAGGCCGTTGTCCAAGGTGATGAGCGCGAACTTGCCCGCGCCCGCCGGGAGGTCGAGGTGGCGTACGTGCGCCTGGGTGACGACCTCGTCCGGGAACAGCTCGGCCGCGCCCTTCAGGAGTTCCGTGGTGCCGCTCACTTGTTGCCTCCGTCGAAGTGCGGGTTCTCCCAGATGACCGTCGCGCCCATGCCGAAGCCGACACACATGGTGGTCAGGCCGTAGCGGACGTGCGGCTGCTCCTCGAACTGCCGGGCCAGCTGCGTCATGAGACGGACGCCGGAGGAGGCGAGCGGGTGGCCGTACGCGATGGCGCCGCCGTACTGGTTGACGCGGGCGTCGTCGTCGGCGATGCCGTAGTGGTCGAGGAAGGCCAGCACCTGGACGGCGAAGGCCTCGTTGATCTCGAACAGGCCGATGTCGTCGATCGACAGACCCGCCTTGGCGAGCGCCTTGTCGGTCGACGGGATCGGGCCGTAGCCCATGACCTCGGGCTCGACACCGACGTACGCGTACGAGACGAGACGCATCTTGACCGGCAGGCCGAGCTCGCGCGCCACGTCCTCGGAGGCGAGCAGCGAGGCGGTGGCACCGTCGTTGAGACCGGCCGCGTTGCCCGCGGTGATGCGGCCGTGCGCACGGAAGGGGGTCTTCAGACCGGCCAGCGACTCCAGGGTGGTCCCCGGGCGCATCGGCTCGTCGGCGGTGACCAGGCCCCAGCCGGTCTCGCCGGCCTCGGGGTTGGTGCGGCGCACGGAGACCGGCACCAGGTCGGGCTGGATCTTGCCGTTGGCGTACGCCTTCGCGGCCTTCTCCTGCGAGTTCACCGCGTAGGCGTCGGTACGCGCCTTGGTGATGTGCGGGTAGCGGTCGTGCAGGTTCTCCGCGGTCATGCCCATGAACAGGGCGGACTCGTCGACCAGCTTCTCGGACACGAAGCGCGGGTTCGGGTCCACGCCCTCGCCCATCGGGTGGCGGCCCATGTGCTCCACGCCACCGGCGACCACGATGTCGTACGCGCCGAAGGCGATCGAACCGGCGGTCGAGGTCACGGCGGTCATCGCACCGGCACACATGCGGTCGATGGAGTAGCCGGGCACGGACTGCGGGAGGCCCGCGAGGATACCGGCGGTGCGGCCGAGGGTCAGGCCCTGGTCACCGATCTGCGTGGTCGCGGCGATCGCGACCTCGTCGATCTTCGCGGGGTCGAGGTCCGGGTTGCGGCGCAGCAGCTCCCGGATCGCCTTCACGACGAGATCGTCGGCCCGGGTCTCGTGGTAGATGCCCTTCGGGCCCGCCTTGCCGAACGGGGTGCGGACGCCGTCGACGAAGACGACATCCCTGACGGTACGAGGCACGATGGCTCTCCTCCAGGGTGCGGGATGGCACTGCTGCGGGCACGCGCCTAAGCGCGCGCTTCCTCCCTCATGCTACTTGTGGGTAACCAGCCTGCCCAGCCCCAGCGGCGGGAGCGGTGAAGGTCACACGGAGGGCGCACCTTCTCGGTCGCCGAGCGGGCCCGCCGGCTGTGCCGTGCCCCCAGTCGCCGGGCGGCTGGGGGCAGCCTCGCCGGCGACTGAGGCGCAAGGTCCGGGGCGGAGCCCCGGCTCGGGAGGGGAAGGGGCGGGGAACGGTCCCGCCGCAGGCGTCAGTCCGTCGCCGTCAGCGCAACGGTCAGCAGCGGGGCCACCAGCTCGATCTGCCAGGCGCGCGCGCCGTATCCGGCCAGCGCCTCGGTCACCGCGGCCTCCGAGGGCTCGAACGGCGGCTCCCAGCAGACCCGGCGGACCGTGTCCGGAGTGATCAGGTTCTCCTGCGGCAGGCTGAGCTCCTCCGCGAGAGCGGAGACCGCCGCGCGCGCAGCGGAGAGCCGGGCCGCGGCCACGGGGTCCTTGTCCGCCCAGGAACGGGGCGGCGGCGGGCCGTTCAGCGGCTGGCCGGGCTGCGGGAGCTCGGCGTCGGGCAGCGCCTTGGCGCGCTCGACGGCCGCCTGCCACTGCTCCAGCTGACGCCGCCCCATCCGGTGCCCGAAGCCGGGCAGTGCGGTCAGGGCCTGAAGGTTCGCCGGCACGGCGAGCGCCGCCTCGACGATCGCGCCGTCGCTCAGCACCTTGCCCGGCGACACATCGCGCCGCTGGGCGACCTTGTCGCGGGCGGTCCACAGCTCCCGTACGACCGCCATCTGCCGACGACGGCGCACCTTGTGCATCCCGGACGTACGCCGCCAGGGGTCCTTGCGCGGCGGCGCGGGCGGGGCCGAGGCGATCGCGTCGAACTCCTGGCGGGCCCAATCCAGCTTGCCCTGCCGGTCGAGCTCCTTCTCCAGCGCGTCGCGCAGGTCGACCAGCAGCTCCACATCGAGCGCGGCGTAGCGCAGCCAGGGATCGGGGAGCGGGCGGGTGGACCAGTCGACCGCGGAGTGGCCCTTCTCCAGTGCGTATCCCAGAACGCTCTCGACCATCGCGCCGAGCCCGACCCGCGGGAAGCCCGCCAGCCGCCCGGCCAGCTCGGTGTCGAAGAGCCGGGTGGGGATCATGCCTATTTCGCGCAGGCAGGGGAGGTCCTGCGTCGCGGCATGCAGGATCCACTCGGTGCCGGACAGTACGTCACCGAGCCCCGAGAGGTCGGGGCAGCCGACGGGGTCGATCAGCGCGGTGCCTGCGCCCTCGCGGCGCAGCTGTACCAGATAGGCCCGCTGGCCGTACCGGTAGCCGGACGCGCGCTCGGCGTCGACGGCCACGGGGCCGGTGCCCGCGGCGAAGGCGGCGATCACTTCGGCGAGCGCGTCGTTGTCGGCAACCACCGGCGGAACGCCTTCACGGGGCTCCAGCAAGGGAGTCGGCGCCGGTTCGACGTCGTCCGGGGGAGCGCCCCCGGTGGTTCGCAGTGCGGTCTCTGCTGCGGTCTCTTGGGCGTCGGTCACGTGTCAAGGGTATCCGTGAACGGACAGCGCCCGTCGACGGAACGTTCCGTCGACGGGCGCGAATGAAATACAGAGCGGTCAGTGGATGATGCCCGTACGCAGAGCCACGGCCACCATTCCGGCCCGGTCCCCCGTCCCGAGCTTGCGTGCGATGCGGGCGAGGTGGCTTTTCACGGTCAGTGCGGACAGGCCCATGGAGACGCCGATCGCCTTGTTGGACTGGCCCTCCGCGACCAGGCGGAGCACCTCGACCTCACGGCCGGAGAGCTCGCGGTAGCCGCCCGGGTGGCTCGGGGCACCCGGGGGACGGCGGTGCATCCGGCCGGCCGCGGCGCCGATGGGCGCGGCGCCGGGGCGGGTCGGATGCCCGATGTTCGTACGCGTACCGGTGACGACATATCCCTTGACGCCGCCCGCGAGGGCGTTGCGTACGGCGCCGATGTCGTCGGCGGCGGAAAGGGCAAGGCCATTGGGCCAGCCCGCGGCTCGGGTCTCGGAGAGCAGGGTCAGCCCGGAACCGTCGGGCAGGTGGACGTCGGCAACGCAGATGTCGCGCGGGTTGCCGACGCGGGGACGGGCCTCCGCGATGGACGACGCCTCGATCACGTCACGCACTCCGAGGGCCCACAGGTGGCGGGTGACGGTGGAGCGAACGCGCGGGTCGGCCACGACGACCATGGCCGTCGGTTTGTTCGGGCGGTAGGCGACCAGGCTTGCGGGCTGCTCAAGAAGAACGGACACCAGGCCTCCTGGGAAGGTGCGGGACGGAGCCGGCTCGGGGATGTAGCCGGGGCGAACCGTGCAGTTAGGGTCACAGACCTCTTCGGCACCAAACCCGCAAGCCTTTAGAGAATGATCACGATTTGGTGAGTAATAATCGGGGCAATTCGGACGCGTGATCGATCATCCTACGAGCGGACCGTCCGGAGCGGTGCCCCCGGCGCAGTCTCCCGGCGCCGAACGCGGTGCGGATTCACGGCCGGTGGGGACCACGCCGCTGCGGAAGCGAGACCACACCGGTCGCCGAGTCCGCGGGGCCGGCCGGCGAGGGCGGCAGCCCGGCGACCTGACACAGCAGATCGCACCAGGCTGCAAGGTGTGCGGCCGCGTCAGGAACCCCGCCCGGGGATTCGCGCGGAGTCCAGGATGCGCGGATCTCGATCTGCGTCGTCGGACGGCGATCGGAGAGTCCACCGAAATAGTGAGACCCCGCGCGGGTGACCGTGCCGCTCGCTTCTCCGTACGACAGCCCGCGCGCCTCCAGCGCGCCCGTCAGCCACGACCAGCAGACCTCGGGGAGGAGCGGGTCGGCCGCCATCTCCGGCTCCAGCTCGGCACGCACCAGCGTCACCAGCCGGAAGGTTCCCTGCCAGGCTTCATGACCGGCCGGATCGTGCAGCAGGACGAGCCGGCCGTCCGCCAGATCGTCGTCCTCGTCGCCGTCGACGACCGCAGCCTCCAGCGCGTACGCATGCGGGGCGAGCCGCTGCGGAGGGCGGGTCGGATCCACTTCGATCTCGGGCCGCAGCCGCGCCGCCCGCAGCGCATCGACCGCCTGCCGGAACGCGCGCGGGACGGCATTCTCCTCCGCACTGTCCGCGTCGTCAGTGCTGTTGGAATGATCGGAAAAATGTCCCTGAGCCGCAGCCATGCGGGGAAGAGTAGGCGGAACGGGGGCTCCGCGCAGGGAGGGACACCCGGCCCGGGGCGGCCACTTCTTGCGTACGTGCGAAGATTCTGGGCGTGAGTGCCAACGACCTTCCCCTCGCTCGAGGCTCCGCCCGAGCTGGGGATGCCCCATCCTCGGGCCAGCAGACAAAGACGTACGACTCCACTTTTCTGAAGGCGTGCAGGCGTGAGCCGGTGTCGCACACGCCGGTCTGGTTCATGCGTCAGGCGGGGCGCTCACTGCCCGAGTACCTCAAGGTGCGCGAGGGCATCCCGATGCTCGATTCCTGCATGCGGCCCGAGCTCGTCACCGAGATCACGCTGCAGCCCGTGCGCCGCCACAAGGTCGACGCGGCGATCTACTTCAGCGACATCGTCGTACCGCTGAAGGCCATCGGTATCGACCTCGACATCAAGCCGGGCGTCGGTCCCGTCGTCGCCGAGCCGATCCGCACACGGGCCGATCTGGCGCGGCTGCGCGACCTCACACCCGAGGATGTCTGGTACGTCACCGAGGCGATCGGGATGCTCACCGAGGAGCTCGGCGCCACCCCGCTCATCGGGTTCGCCGGTGCGCCGTTCACTCTCGCGAGCTATCTCGTGGAGGGCGGCCCCTCCCGCAACCACGAGCACACCAAGGCACTGATGTACGGCGACCCGCAGCTGTGGGCCGATCTGCTCGACCGGCTCGCGGAGATCACCTCGGCCTTCCTCAAGGTCCAGATCGAGGCGGGCGCCTCGGCCGTCCAGCTCTTCGACTCCTGGGTGGGCGCGCTCGCCCCCGCCGACTACCGGCGCTCGGTGATGCCGGCCTCCACCAAGGTGTTCGACGCGGTGGCCTCGTACGGCGTGCCGCGCATCCACTTCGGCGTCGGCACCGGCGAACTGCTCGGACCGATGGGCGAGGCGGGCGCGGACGTCGTCGGCGTCGACTGGCGCGTGCCGCTGGACGAGGCCGCACGCCGGGTCGGCCCGGGCAAGGCGCTCCAGGGCAACCTCGACCCGGCCGTGCTCTTCTCCACGACGGAGGCGGTGGAGACGAAGACCCGCGAGGTGCTGGACGCGGCGGCGGGCCTGGAGGGGCATGTCTTCAACCTGGGTCACGGGGTGCTGCCCACGACGGACCCGGACGCGCTGACGCGTCTGGTGGAGTACGTGCACACGCAGACGGCGCGCTAGGGGCGTCGTTTCCTCGAACGCCGGACGGGCTGGATTCCGGCCCCGCCGGCGATCGAGGCGCGAGGCACGGGGCGGAGCCGGAGCCGCGCTCACGGGCGGCCCTGGCCCGACGTGCGCACCGCAGCCGCCGCCTTGCGCGCCGCCACCAGGACCGGGTCCCAGACCGGCGAGAACGGCGGGGCATAGCCAAGGTCCAGAGCCGTCATCTGTTCCACCGTCATGCCCGCGGTCAGCGCGACCGCCGCGATGTCCACGCGCTTGGCCGCGCCCTCGCGGCCGACGATCTGGACGCCGAGCAGCCGGCCCGTACGGCGTTCCGCGAGCATCTTCACCGTCATCAGGGCCGCCCCGGGGTAGTAGCCGGCACGGTTCGTCGACTCGATCGTGGCGGTGACGAACTGGAGGCCCACCGCGCGGGCGTCCTTCTCGCGCAGGCCCGTGCGGGCGATCTCCAGTTCGCAGACCTTGCTGACGGCCGTACCGACGACACCGGGGAAGATCCCGTAGCCGCCGCCGACGTTCGCGCCGATGATCTGGCCGTGCTTGTTGGCGTGGGTGCCCAGGGCGATATGGCGATCGCGGCCCGAGACCAGATCGAGGACCTCCACACAGTCGCCGCCCGCCCAGATGTTCTCGTGGCCGCGGACCCGCATCGCGAGATCGGTGAGCAGCCCGCCGTACACGCCCAGGGGAAGGCCCGCCGCGCGGGCGAGGGCGGTCTCCGGCTCGACGCCGATGCCGAGGACCACCACATCCGCCGGGTACTCCGCGTCCTCGGTAGCCACGGCGCGGACCCGGCCGTCGCCGCCCGTGAGGATCTTCGTGACCGCGGCACCCGTCACCGTCGTGATGCCCAGGCCGTCCATCGCGTCGTGGACCAGACGGCCCATGTCCGGGTCGAGGGTGGACATCGGCTGATCGCCGCGGTTGAGGACGGTCACCTCGTAGCCGCGGTTCAGCAGCGCCTCCGCCATCTCGACGCCGATGTATCCGGCGCCCACGACGACCGCGCGCCTGCCGTCCGTACGGGCGAGGCTGTCCAGCAGGGCCTGGCCGTCGTCGAGGGTCTGCACGCCGTGCACACCGGGCGCGTCGATGCCGGGGAGCGGTGGACGGGTCGGGCGCGCACCGGTGGCGATGACGAGTTTGTCGTACGCCGTCCAGGAGTCGGTGCCCGCTTCCAGGTCGTGGGTGCGCACGCGCTGCCCGGCGACGTCGATCTCCGTCACCTCCGTACGCAGCCGCAGACCGATGCCTCGCTCGCGGTGCTCGGCCGGCGTACGGGCGATCAGGTCGTCGCGCTCCGGCACATCACCGCCGACCCAGTAGGGGATCCCGCACGCCGAGTACGAGCTGAAGTGCCCGCGCTCGAACGCCACGATCTCCAGCTCGTCCGGGGCCTTCAGCCTGCGTGCCTGCGATGCGGCGGACATACCCGCCGCATCGCCCCCGAT includes:
- a CDS encoding DUF3000 domain-containing protein; translated protein: MAAAQGHFSDHSNSTDDADSAEENAVPRAFRQAVDALRAARLRPEIEVDPTRPPQRLAPHAYALEAAVVDGDEDDDLADGRLVLLHDPAGHEAWQGTFRLVTLVRAELEPEMAADPLLPEVCWSWLTGALEARGLSYGEASGTVTRAGSHYFGGLSDRRPTTQIEIRASWTPRESPGGVPDAAAHLAAWCDLLCQVAGLPPSPAGPADSATGVVSLPQRRGPHRP
- a CDS encoding 3-hydroxyacyl-CoA dehydrogenase NAD-binding domain-containing protein, with product MSGTTELLKGAAELFPDEVVTQAHVRHLDLPAGAGKFALITLDNGLDHTKPTTFGPQSLANLNAAVDQVEKEAAEGTIVGIGITGKPFIFAVGADLKGVELLKQHSDALAIGKGGHDVFKRLSGLAVPTFAYYNGAAMGGGVEVGLHCSYRTVSKAIPAFSLPEVFLGLVPGWGGCAILPNLIGADRAVSVIIENSLNQNKQLKGKQVFELGIADAIFEGADFLEQSLIWTAAVLKGEIAVERAEIDRGEAWDQAVARGRFVADSKVHGAAPAAYRALDIIAAAKSGDLQAGFDAEDTALADLIMGGELRSGIYAFNLVQKRAKRPAGAPDKSLARPVTKVGVVGAGLMASQLALLFLRRLEVPVVLTDIDQERVDKGVGYVHAEIEKLLGKGRINQDKANRYKGLVTGVLDKAEGFADADFIIEAVFEEIGVKQQVFAEVEAVAPAHAILATNTSSLSVTEMASKLKHPERVVGFHFFNPVAILPLLEIVRGDKTDDASLATAFGVAKKLKKTAVLCKDAPAFVVNRILTRFMGEIQNVIDEGTPVAVAEKAVEPLGLPMSPLVLLELVGPAIGLHVSETLNRAFPDRFTVSGNLAAVVKAGKRGFYVYSAENNFKPELDPEVAALLKQGDVVLTEEQTRDRVLDAVAQEIGLMLEEGVVAEAQDIDLCLITGAGWPFHLGGITPYLDREGVSQRVNGKPFLAPGVASVPA
- a CDS encoding response regulator transcription factor, giving the protein MSVLLEQPASLVAYRPNKPTAMVVVADPRVRSTVTRHLWALGVRDVIEASSIAEARPRVGNPRDICVADVHLPDGSGLTLLSETRAAGWPNGLALSAADDIGAVRNALAGGVKGYVVTGTRTNIGHPTRPGAAPIGAAAGRMHRRPPGAPSHPGGYRELSGREVEVLRLVAEGQSNKAIGVSMGLSALTVKSHLARIARKLGTGDRAGMVAVALRTGIIH
- a CDS encoding FAD-dependent oxidoreductase is translated as MATERLVVIGGDAAGMSAASQARRLKAPDELEIVAFERGHFSSYSACGIPYWVGGDVPERDDLIARTPAEHRERGIGLRLRTEVTEIDVAGQRVRTHDLEAGTDSWTAYDKLVIATGARPTRPPLPGIDAPGVHGVQTLDDGQALLDSLARTDGRRAVVVGAGYIGVEMAEALLNRGYEVTVLNRGDQPMSTLDPDMGRLVHDAMDGLGITTVTGAAVTKILTGGDGRVRAVATEDAEYPADVVVLGIGVEPETALARAAGLPLGVYGGLLTDLAMRVRGHENIWAGGDCVEVLDLVSGRDRHIALGTHANKHGQIIGANVGGGYGIFPGVVGTAVSKVCELEIARTGLREKDARAVGLQFVTATIESTNRAGYYPGAALMTVKMLAERRTGRLLGVQIVGREGAAKRVDIAAVALTAGMTVEQMTALDLGYAPPFSPVWDPVLVAARKAAAAVRTSGQGRP
- a CDS encoding ribonuclease D, whose product is MTDAQETAAETALRTTGGAPPDDVEPAPTPLLEPREGVPPVVADNDALAEVIAAFAAGTGPVAVDAERASGYRYGQRAYLVQLRREGAGTALIDPVGCPDLSGLGDVLSGTEWILHAATQDLPCLREIGMIPTRLFDTELAGRLAGFPRVGLGAMVESVLGYALEKGHSAVDWSTRPLPDPWLRYAALDVELLVDLRDALEKELDRQGKLDWARQEFDAIASAPPAPPRKDPWRRTSGMHKVRRRRQMAVVRELWTARDKVAQRRDVSPGKVLSDGAIVEAALAVPANLQALTALPGFGHRMGRRQLEQWQAAVERAKALPDAELPQPGQPLNGPPPPRSWADKDPVAAARLSAARAAVSALAEELSLPQENLITPDTVRRVCWEPPFEPSEAAVTEALAGYGARAWQIELVAPLLTVALTATD
- the hemE gene encoding uroporphyrinogen decarboxylase, whose translation is MKACRREPVSHTPVWFMRQAGRSLPEYLKVREGIPMLDSCMRPELVTEITLQPVRRHKVDAAIYFSDIVVPLKAIGIDLDIKPGVGPVVAEPIRTRADLARLRDLTPEDVWYVTEAIGMLTEELGATPLIGFAGAPFTLASYLVEGGPSRNHEHTKALMYGDPQLWADLLDRLAEITSAFLKVQIEAGASAVQLFDSWVGALAPADYRRSVMPASTKVFDAVASYGVPRIHFGVGTGELLGPMGEAGADVVGVDWRVPLDEAARRVGPGKALQGNLDPAVLFSTTEAVETKTREVLDAAAGLEGHVFNLGHGVLPTTDPDALTRLVEYVHTQTAR
- a CDS encoding acetyl-CoA C-acyltransferase, with the protein product MPRTVRDVVFVDGVRTPFGKAGPKGIYHETRADDLVVKAIRELLRRNPDLDPAKIDEVAIAATTQIGDQGLTLGRTAGILAGLPQSVPGYSIDRMCAGAMTAVTSTAGSIAFGAYDIVVAGGVEHMGRHPMGEGVDPNPRFVSEKLVDESALFMGMTAENLHDRYPHITKARTDAYAVNSQEKAAKAYANGKIQPDLVPVSVRRTNPEAGETGWGLVTADEPMRPGTTLESLAGLKTPFRAHGRITAGNAAGLNDGATASLLASEDVARELGLPVKMRLVSYAYVGVEPEVMGYGPIPSTDKALAKAGLSIDDIGLFEINEAFAVQVLAFLDHYGIADDDARVNQYGGAIAYGHPLASSGVRLMTQLARQFEEQPHVRYGLTTMCVGFGMGATVIWENPHFDGGNK